Proteins found in one Zea mays cultivar B73 chromosome 1, Zm-B73-REFERENCE-NAM-5.0, whole genome shotgun sequence genomic segment:
- the LOC100280801 gene encoding 40S ribosomal protein S25-1, producing MAPKKDKAPPPSSKPAKSGGGKQKKKKWSKGKLKEKVNNAVLFDQATYDKLLSEVPKYKQITPSILSERLRINGSLARRAIKDLMARGLIRLVSVHSSQQIYTRATNT from the exons ATG GCTCCGAAGAAGGATAAGGCCCCGCCCCCGTCGTCGAAGCCCGCCAAGTCCGGCGGTGGCAAGCAGAAGAAGAAG AAGTGGAGCAAGGGAAAGCTAAAGGAGAAGGTGAACAACGCGGTGCTGTTCGACCAGGCTACCTACGACAAGCTGCTCTCTGAGGTGCCCAAGTACAAGCAGATCACCCCCTCCATCCTATCCGAGCGCCTCAGG ATCAATGGCTCCCTGGCTCGGAGGGCTATCAAGGACCTGATGGCGCGTGGCCTCATCCGGTTGGTCTCGGTTCACTCAAGCCAGCAGATCTACACCAGGGCAACAAATACCTAA